One segment of Clavelina lepadiformis chromosome 2, kaClaLepa1.1, whole genome shotgun sequence DNA contains the following:
- the LOC143445060 gene encoding uncharacterized protein LOC143445060 isoform X1: MIWLELLCTKCSIDLKIEEVKPSFIGINLLCKMGNTLDGQSAHVDVVIIGGGPTGLGAAYRLNQYGFENWLLLDAEKHPGGLAGSVKTAEGFRFDHGYKALTSRYEYFDKVLSSVYNEETGRSLLTIPRNNYVYIRGNLVKYPVQNNLGGLPIAEKHSCVLDLVKAKLEEKDADDKPAPSNLDEYLVQTWGEALCNIFFRPYIFKAWAYPTGKLRSDWVDQKIPPADLGADFDSLMKGQQRDPGWGIDASSAYPSKGGMIGLWRQLAKSLPTGNVRFKHEISQLDIDEKKLVTKSGLEITYKQLISSMPLTSLLDLANRSDLTECMVHSSLFVVCLGLRGTCPLPDVTGCIFYPESDTIFHRVCVFSTHDPDSIPASDIYLSTIRLVKPDSEELSNEEKPGPYWSLMMEISGGPLKSVNESTIADDAIRDACAVGLLKDDDEVVSIHLTEMTHGYPLPTINSVEKVDEALRWLKSKDIWSRGRFGAFRYEVGDLDHCFIQGVEAVDNMLKGIPEDCVFQTNVANNQSKLSIPAFDVNILDDVSQLNVAALTESFRSESLTESLVSDDATDPVLPSDSEQSIAAGSIRSAITAEPNPVSDSDSSP; the protein is encoded by the exons ATGATTTGGTTAGAGCTTCTGTGCACTAAAtgttcaattgatttaaagattgaagAAGTTAAACCGT CTTTCATAGGGATTAATTTACTGTGTAAGATGGGAAACACGTTGGATGGTCAAAGTGCTCATGTGGATGTTGTTATAATCGGTGGAGGACCGACTGGTCTTGGAGCAGCATACAG GCTCAATCAGTACGGCTTCGAAAATTGGTTATTGCTTGATGCTGAGAAACACCCGGGTGGGTTAGCGGGATCAGTTAAAACGGCTGAGGGTTTCCGATTTGACCACGGCTATAAGGCTCTTACCAGCCGCTATGAATACTTTGACAAGGTCCTTTCGAGTGTGTACAATGAAGAGACTGGGCGAAGCTTGCTGACCATTCCCCGTAACAATTACGTTTACATCCGCGGTAATCTTGTCAAGTATCCGGTCCAAAATAATCTCGGTGGGTTGCCCATCGCCGAAAAACATTCGTGTGTTCTTGATCTTGTTAAAGCTAAGCTTGAGGAGAAGGATGCCGACGATAAGCCGGCCCCATCCAACCTGGACGAGTATCTCGTACAAACATGGGGCGAGGCGTTGTGCAACATCTTTTTCCGTCCGTACATTTTCAAAGCTTGGGCCTATCCCACCGGTAAACTGAGATCGGATTGGGTTGACCAGAAAATACCACCGGCCGACTTGGGGGCAGACTTTGATTCCCTTATGAAAGGACAGCAAAGAGATCCAG GTTGGGGGATCGACGCGTCTAGTGCTTATCCCAGCAAAGGTGGAATGATAGGGCTTTGGAGGCAGCTTGCTAAATCACTGCCAACCGGTAACGTTCGATTTAAGCATGAAATTTCTCAACTGGATATAGATGAGAAGAAACTTGTTACCAAAAGCGGTTTGGAAATCAC ATACAAGCAGCTGATTAGCAGCATGCCTCTTACCTCTCTGCTTGATCTGGCTAATCGAAGTGATTTAACGGAATGCATGGTCCACAGTTCCTTGTTTGTCGTCTGCTTGGGTTTACGAGGAACATGTCCACTACCTGATGTTACCG GGTGCATTTTCTACCCTGAGTCGGACACCATCTTTCATCGAGTGTGTGTGTTTTCGACTCACGATCCGGATAGCATCCCTGCATCTGACATTTATCTTTCCACCATCCGACTCGTTAAACCGGATTCCGAGGAGCTATCGAATGAAGAAAAGCCTGGACCTTATTGGTCACTGATGATGGAGATTAGCGGGGGCCCTCTTAAAAGTGTCAACGAATCCACCATCG CCGATGATGCGATTCGTGACGCATGCGCAGTGGGCTTGTTGAAAGACGACGACGAGGTTGTCTCCATCCACTTGACCGAAATGACGCACGGTTATCCACTTCCAACCATTAACAGCGTAGAAAAG GTTGACGAGGCGTTACGTTGGTTGAAGTCGAAAGACATCTGGAGTCGAGGCCGCTTTGGTGCGTTTAGATACGAAGTTGGAGATCTGGATCATTGTTTCATTCAAGGCGTAGAGGCCGTCGATAATATGTTGAAAGGAATCCCTGAAGATtgtgtttttcaaacaaacgtAGCAAACAACCAGTCCAAGTTGTCCATTCCTGCCTTTGACGTGAACATCTTGGATGACGTAAGTCAGCTTAACGTGGCCGCGCTCACCGAGAGTTTTCGATCAGAAAGTTTAACGGAAAGCCTGGTTAGTGATGACGCCACTGACCCGGTGCTTCCGTCTGACTCAGAACAGAGTATTGCGGCCGGTAGCATTCGTAGTGCTATTACAGCAGAGCCAAATCCGGTAAGTGATAGTGACAGTTCGCCTTGA
- the LOC143445060 gene encoding uncharacterized protein LOC143445060 isoform X2: MGNTLDGQSAHVDVVIIGGGPTGLGAAYRLNQYGFENWLLLDAEKHPGGLAGSVKTAEGFRFDHGYKALTSRYEYFDKVLSSVYNEETGRSLLTIPRNNYVYIRGNLVKYPVQNNLGGLPIAEKHSCVLDLVKAKLEEKDADDKPAPSNLDEYLVQTWGEALCNIFFRPYIFKAWAYPTGKLRSDWVDQKIPPADLGADFDSLMKGQQRDPGWGIDASSAYPSKGGMIGLWRQLAKSLPTGNVRFKHEISQLDIDEKKLVTKSGLEITYKQLISSMPLTSLLDLANRSDLTECMVHSSLFVVCLGLRGTCPLPDVTGCIFYPESDTIFHRVCVFSTHDPDSIPASDIYLSTIRLVKPDSEELSNEEKPGPYWSLMMEISGGPLKSVNESTIADDAIRDACAVGLLKDDDEVVSIHLTEMTHGYPLPTINSVEKVDEALRWLKSKDIWSRGRFGAFRYEVGDLDHCFIQGVEAVDNMLKGIPEDCVFQTNVANNQSKLSIPAFDVNILDDVSQLNVAALTESFRSESLTESLVSDDATDPVLPSDSEQSIAAGSIRSAITAEPNPVSDSDSSP; encoded by the exons ATGGGAAACACGTTGGATGGTCAAAGTGCTCATGTGGATGTTGTTATAATCGGTGGAGGACCGACTGGTCTTGGAGCAGCATACAG GCTCAATCAGTACGGCTTCGAAAATTGGTTATTGCTTGATGCTGAGAAACACCCGGGTGGGTTAGCGGGATCAGTTAAAACGGCTGAGGGTTTCCGATTTGACCACGGCTATAAGGCTCTTACCAGCCGCTATGAATACTTTGACAAGGTCCTTTCGAGTGTGTACAATGAAGAGACTGGGCGAAGCTTGCTGACCATTCCCCGTAACAATTACGTTTACATCCGCGGTAATCTTGTCAAGTATCCGGTCCAAAATAATCTCGGTGGGTTGCCCATCGCCGAAAAACATTCGTGTGTTCTTGATCTTGTTAAAGCTAAGCTTGAGGAGAAGGATGCCGACGATAAGCCGGCCCCATCCAACCTGGACGAGTATCTCGTACAAACATGGGGCGAGGCGTTGTGCAACATCTTTTTCCGTCCGTACATTTTCAAAGCTTGGGCCTATCCCACCGGTAAACTGAGATCGGATTGGGTTGACCAGAAAATACCACCGGCCGACTTGGGGGCAGACTTTGATTCCCTTATGAAAGGACAGCAAAGAGATCCAG GTTGGGGGATCGACGCGTCTAGTGCTTATCCCAGCAAAGGTGGAATGATAGGGCTTTGGAGGCAGCTTGCTAAATCACTGCCAACCGGTAACGTTCGATTTAAGCATGAAATTTCTCAACTGGATATAGATGAGAAGAAACTTGTTACCAAAAGCGGTTTGGAAATCAC ATACAAGCAGCTGATTAGCAGCATGCCTCTTACCTCTCTGCTTGATCTGGCTAATCGAAGTGATTTAACGGAATGCATGGTCCACAGTTCCTTGTTTGTCGTCTGCTTGGGTTTACGAGGAACATGTCCACTACCTGATGTTACCG GGTGCATTTTCTACCCTGAGTCGGACACCATCTTTCATCGAGTGTGTGTGTTTTCGACTCACGATCCGGATAGCATCCCTGCATCTGACATTTATCTTTCCACCATCCGACTCGTTAAACCGGATTCCGAGGAGCTATCGAATGAAGAAAAGCCTGGACCTTATTGGTCACTGATGATGGAGATTAGCGGGGGCCCTCTTAAAAGTGTCAACGAATCCACCATCG CCGATGATGCGATTCGTGACGCATGCGCAGTGGGCTTGTTGAAAGACGACGACGAGGTTGTCTCCATCCACTTGACCGAAATGACGCACGGTTATCCACTTCCAACCATTAACAGCGTAGAAAAG GTTGACGAGGCGTTACGTTGGTTGAAGTCGAAAGACATCTGGAGTCGAGGCCGCTTTGGTGCGTTTAGATACGAAGTTGGAGATCTGGATCATTGTTTCATTCAAGGCGTAGAGGCCGTCGATAATATGTTGAAAGGAATCCCTGAAGATtgtgtttttcaaacaaacgtAGCAAACAACCAGTCCAAGTTGTCCATTCCTGCCTTTGACGTGAACATCTTGGATGACGTAAGTCAGCTTAACGTGGCCGCGCTCACCGAGAGTTTTCGATCAGAAAGTTTAACGGAAAGCCTGGTTAGTGATGACGCCACTGACCCGGTGCTTCCGTCTGACTCAGAACAGAGTATTGCGGCCGGTAGCATTCGTAGTGCTATTACAGCAGAGCCAAATCCGGTAAGTGATAGTGACAGTTCGCCTTGA
- the LOC143445062 gene encoding solute carrier family 22 member 16-like, protein MLKFEVLLNSLGEIGWAQVIIYFVLFYTSVGSGINNLFPVFAGYSPEKRCNVPPLDNQTAYPNLTEDEILNFTTPYDPSKGNYDGCYRYGFDLIACDEDLDCVNQSASIIKCDQGYHYDQSVMTKTIVTEFNLTCDNSYWNTIITSMYYVGMLIGSFLFGNFADLVGRKLCTTVTYTGMVACMIGLIFTHSVWLYTVLRMAIAGLCYGVTIGCFVYTMEITGEKWRTPVSMCFHATGAIGYMILGGIAYNWRNWHEIMAVGTILSSPFLIMIFLIPESPRWLFTKNKIEKGRQATKFMERFNRIKITEETWKRAQKSSEEKAEHVSTKHTFLDLFKRKRMRLITINIMFNWFVNSLVYYGLALNAGALAGDLFLNNTLNGVMDISSYIVCTILMDRVGRRLLISFYLLLAGFCLIINVIINAYAGVNQTLITVGVAFAFVGKFGISGSFAVIYNLTCELYPTVVRSNGLGIGSMASRVGGISAPFIILLQEYISWLPNTIFGVFGIVAGLLSLWFPETNKRPMMESLEEAEDFYKQWRTTGRILFDDEKLEYLNEAFEEKSTQL, encoded by the exons ATGTTAAAGTTTGAAGTGCTGCTAAATAGTCTTGGTGAAATTGGTTGGGCTCAAGTTATCATatattttgtacttttttaCACAAGTGTTGGAAGCGGAATTAACAACTTATTTCCAGTTTTTGCAGGTTATAGTCCTGAAAAAAG ATGCAATGTGCCCCCTTTAGATAATCAAACCGCGTATCCAAACTTGACTGAAGAcgaaattttaaactttacaacacCGTATGATCCAAGCAAAGGAAATTACGATGGATGCTACAG ATACGGATTTGATTTAATTGCTTGTGATGAAGATTTGGATTGCGTCAACCAATCAGCATCAATCATCAAATGTGATCAAGGCTACCACTACGACCAGTCAGTGATGACAAAGACTATAGTTACGGAG TTTAATTTAACATGCGACAACAGTTATTGGAACACCATAATTACATCCATGTATTATGTCGGTATGCTGATAGGATCTTTCCTGTTTGGCAATTTTGCAGATCT CGTTGGTCGAAAACTATGCACAACAGTTACATATACTGGTATGGTTGCTTGCATGATCGGCTTGATATTTACACATTCTGTCTGGCTGTACACAGTTCTTAGAATGGCAATTGCAGGATTGTGTTACGGAGTTACAATAGGATGTTTTGTTTACA CTATGGAAATCACTGGAGAGAAATGGAGAACTCCCGTGTCAATGTGTTTTCATGCAACGGGCGCTATAGGGTATATGATTTTAGGTGGCATTGCTTACAACTGGAGAAACTGGCATGAAATAATG GCTGTGGGTACGATACTCTCCTCACCATTTCTGATTATGATCTTTCTAATTCCGGAGTCTCCGAGATGGCTTttcactaaaaataaaatcgaaAAAGGAAGACAAGCAACGAAGTTTATGGAGAGATTTAACAGAATTAAAATAACAGAAGAGACTTGGAAAAGAGCACAAAAATCTTCAGAGGAG aaAGCAGAACATGTTTCTACAAAGCACACTTTCCTTGActtgtttaaaagaaaaagaatgcGTTTGATCACCATAAATATCATGTTTAATTG GTTTGTTAACAGTCTTGTATATTATGGGCTTGCGTTAAATGCCGGAGCCTTGGCTGGAGATCTTTTTCTAAACAACACTTTGA ACGGAGTTATGGATATTTCATCATACATTGTTTGCACCATTCTCATGGACAGAGTTGGGAGGAGGCtacttatttcattttatctaCTTTTAGCTGGTTTTTGTCTGATCATTAACGTCATCATCAACGCGTATGCAGGCGTCAATCAAA CTTTAATAACTGTTGGTGTTGCATTTGCGTTTGTTGGGAAATTCGGAATATCTGGTTCATTTGCTGTCATTTACAATCTGACATGCGAATTGTACCCGACTGTAGTAAG GAGCAATGGACTGGGTATCGGATCAATGGCGTCTAGAGTTGGAGGAATTAGCGCCCCATTTATCATTCTACTTCAAGAGTACATAAGCTGGCTTCCTAACACCATATTTGGTGTATTTG GAATCGTAGCAGGTCTTTTGTCGTTGTGGTTTCCGGAGACAAACAAACGTCCAATGATGGAAAGTCTTGAAGAAGCCGAAGATTTCTACAAACAATGGCGAACCACTGGAAG gATTCTCTTTGACGACGAGAAACTGGAATACTTAAATGAGGCATTTGAGGAAAAATCAACTCAATTGTGA
- the LOC143445059 gene encoding protein ANKUB1-like yields the protein MRITAVYEESRVALDVRPDDRIKNLKSMIDKRLQIQTTEDKKVEKYLELKFGGAPLQDDWVLQDIGIGSGSVLKCALKTVEKAKLTVYLAYNEESISITDDINPMKMLVADLKSIMSEKLGIPVSTFRFTCSATKQRHSVLIKSQGKSGKSFKTQRNCIEMYDSNTLDYYGLEIGSKVQLDLWDGWNELIIGAIAGHEKTVSQYFSWNRLERHFQQRVALYIAAYFGHMGLATAMMKHGAKPHEPVGTHPTRKWCLESEHQENTKRPLHVACVRGQLPILRMFCKSSPLCFVMRDLQDRTPIQIALRYHHRTCFEYLLARQWGRKTCNDFTLPVTLYCRIMQWCEKAKARALLMHGTDKSTYKGVPPKVGALVGGSVIVDGYSKKPANSVPYAMIPKPAITPDNMMSALNLARRKLRSMRRKQVSTQSFVRRSSNFSASVLMDDRLASSTTNNSFQSLNFVGRNDVFDEDHTPPQCFHEKELESKSNMRLNKKNLSSQVGGINKKDGVLKTKNVKPGTSGQQLTLPQVNKKAQQSGSRISFKSELNNKHIPKQQSYPPTMRISPYPHPPAAVKRPPVPLKPTITETGIPLPPKSLGNQLKPFFYWSPYQAVNNPVEDTLQRFETYRGMAPRQHAVQCLTVTSAFTEKPWLKQIQMATCLTRRGVRRNLDHDAGHRVSVQ from the exons ATGCGCATCACTGCTGTGTATGAGGAATCCCGTGTGGCACTGGACGTGAGACCAGATGATAGGATTAAAAACCTTAAGAGTATGATCGACAAACGCTTGCAGATTCAGACAACAGAGGACAAAAAGGTGGAAAAATATTTGGAACTAAAATTTGGTG GAGCACCTCTGCAGGATGACTGGGTGCTTCAAGATATTGGAATTGGCTCAGGATCTGTTTTAAAATGTGCTCTGAAAACCGTAGAGAAAGCTAAACTTACGGTTTACCTTGCCTATAATGAAGAAAGTATATCGATTACGGACGACATTAACCCAATGAAA ATGCTAGTTGCCGATTTGAAGTCAATCATGTCGGAAAAGTTGGGCATTCCCGTTTCCACATTCAGGTTTACCTGTTCCGCTACCAAACAAAGACACTCTGTTTTAATTAAGTCTCAGGGAAAAAGCGGAAAAAGCTTCAAAACACAAAGAAACTGTATAGAAATGTACGACAGCAATACCCTTGATTATTATGGTTTGGAAATTGGTTCTAAAGTTCAGTTAGACTTGTGGGATGGCTGGAATGAACTAATTATAGGTGCAATAGCAG GGCATGAAAAAACAGTTTCTCAATACTTTTCTTGGAATCGTTTGGAACGCCATTTTCAACAAAGAGTTGCTCTCTATATTGCCGCGTATTTTGGACACATGGGCTTAGCTACGGCTATGATGAAG CACGGGGCAAAACCCCACGAACCAGTTGGAACTCATCCAACCAGAAAATGGTGTTTGGAGAGCGAGCATCAAGAAAACACCAAACGTCCCTTACACGTGGCATGCGTCAGAGGTCAGCTTCCTATTCTGAGAATGTTTTGCAAGAGCAGCCCGTTGTGCTTTGTAATGAGGGACCTACAAGATCGGACGCCTATACAG ATTGCTTTAAGATATCATCACCGGACATGTTTTGAATATCTACTTGCAAGGCAGTGGGGCCGAAAGACTTGCAATGACTTCACTTTGCCCGTTACTTTATACTGCCGGATTATGCAGTGGTGCGAAAAAGCAAAGGCAAGAGCTCTTCTTATGCACGGTACCGATAAGTCAACGTATAAGGGAGTTCCTCCAAAAGTCGGTGCTCTGGTCGGTGGATCCGTAATTGTAGATGGCTATTCGAAGAAGCCAGCCAATTCCGTGCCGTACGCTATGATTCCAAAACCGGCAATTACACCGGATAACATGATGTCAGCTCTAAACCTTGCACGACGTAAACTAAGATCGATGAGAAGAAAGCAGGTTTCGACCCAGTCCTTTGTGCGTCGGTCCTCCAATTTCTCCGCATCCGTTTTAATGGATGATCGCCTCGCATCATCAACGACTAACAATTCCTTCCAATCGCTGAATTTTGTAGGAAGGAACGATGTATTTGATGAAGATCATACTCCACCACAGTGTTTTCACGAAAAGGAATTGGAGAGCAAAAGTAACAtgcgtttaaacaagaaaaacctATCATCTCAGGTCGGAGGAATCAACAAGAAAGACGGGGTTCtaaaaacaaagaatgttAAACCGGGGACTAGTGGTCAACAGCTGACTTTGCCTCAAGTAAATAAGAAAGCTCAGCAAAGTGGATCGCGGATATCATTTAAAAGCGAGCTGAACAATAAGCACATTCCCAAGCAACAATCTTATCCGCCAACTATGCGAATTTCTCCATATCCCCACCCTCCTGCGGCTGTAAAGCGTCCACCAGTGCCCTTAAAACCAACAATAACTGAAACAGGAATCCCACTACCGCCCAAAAGCCTTGGAAATCAGCTAAAACCTTTCTTCTATTGGTCGCCATATCAGGCGGTGAACAATCCCGTGGAAGACACATTGCAAAGGTTCGAAACCTATCGTGGTATGGCGCCAAGACAACACGCCGTTCAGTGCCTCACTGTGACAAGCGCATTTACAGAGAAACCGTGGCTGAAGCAGATTCAAATGGCAACTTGCTTGACGCGTCGTGGCGTGCGACGAAATTTGGACCACGATGCGGGCCATCGTGTCAGTGTGCAGTGA
- the LOC143445061 gene encoding solute carrier family 22 member 16-like produces the protein MLKFEVLLNSLGEIGWAQVIIYFVLFYTRIGSGINTLLPVFAGYSPENRCNVPPLDNQTVYPNLTEDEILNFTTPYDASKEDYDGCYRYGFDLIACHGDLDCVNQSASIIKCDQGYHYDQSVMTKTIVTEFNLTCDNSYWNTIITSVYYVGMLIGSFLFGNFADLFGRKLCTTITFTGMVACMIGLIFTHSVWLYTVLRMAIAGLSYGVTIGCFVYTMEITGEKWRTPVSMCFHAMGAIGYMILGGIAYNWRNWHEIMAVGTILSSPFLIMIFLIPESPRWLFTKNKIEKGRQATKFMERFNRIKITEETWKRAQKSSEEKAEHISTKHTFLDLFKRKRMRLITINIMFNWFVNSLVYYGLALNAGALAGDLFLNNTLNGVMDISSYIVCTILMDRVGRRLLISFYLLLAGFCLIINVIINAYAGVNQTLITVGVAFAFVGKFGISGSFAVIYNLTCELYPTVVRSNGLGIGSTASRVGGISAPFIILLQEYISWLPNTIFGVFGIVAGLLSLWFPETNKRPMMESLEEAEDFYKQWRTTGRILFDDEKMEYLNEAFEEKSTQL, from the exons ATGTTAAAGTTTGAAGTGCTGCTAAATAGTCTTGGTGAAATTGGTTGGGCTCAAGTTATCATatattttgtacttttttaCACAAGGATTGGAAGCGGAATTAATACCTTACTTCCAGTTTTTGCAGGTTATAGTCCTGAAAACAG ATGCAATGTGCCCCCTTTAGATAATCAAACCGTGTATCCAAACTTGACTGAAGAcgaaattttaaactttacaacacCGTATGATGCAAGCAAAGAAGATTACGATGGATGCTACAG ATACGGATTTGATTTAATTGCTTGTCATGGAGATTTGGATTGCGTCAACCAATCAGCATCAATCATCAAATGTGATCAAGGCTACCACTACGACCAATCAGTGATGACAAAGACTATAGTTACGGAG TTTAATTTAACATGCGACAACAGTTATTGGAACACCATAATTACATCCGTGTATTATGTCGGTATGCTGATAGGATCTTTCCTGTTTGGCAATTTTGCAGATCT CTTTGGTCGAAAATTATGCACAACAATTACATTTACTGGTATGGTTGCTTGCATGATCGGCTTGATATTTACACATTCTGTCTGGCTGTACACAGTTCTTAGAATGGCAATTGCAGGATTAAGTTACGGAGTTACAATAGGATGTTTTGTTTACA CTATGGAAATCACTGGAGAAAAATGGAGAACTCCCGTGTCAATGTGTTTTCATGCAATGGGCGCTATAGGGTATATGATTTTAGGTGGCATTGCTTACAACTGGAGAAACTGGCATGAAATAATG GCTGTGGGTACGATACTCTCCTCACCATTTCTGATTATGATCTTTCTAATTCCGGAGTCTCCGAGATGGCTTttcactaaaaataaaatcgaaAAAGGAAGACAAGCAACGAAGTTTATGGAGAGATTTAACAGAATTAAAATAACAGAAGAAACTTGGAAAAGAGCACAAAAATCTTCAGAGGAG aAAGCAGAACATATTTCTACAAAGCACACTTTCCTTGActtgtttaaaagaaaaagaatgcGTTTGATCACCATAAATATCATGTTTAATTG GTTTGTTAACAGTCTTGTATATTACGGGCTTGCGTTAAATGCCGGAGCCTTGGCTGGAGATCTTTTTCTAAACAACACTTTGA ACGGAGTTATGGATATTTCATCATACATTGTTTGCACCATTCTCATGGACAGAGTTGGGAGGAGGCtacttatttcattttatctaCTTTTAGCTGGTTTTTGTTTGATCATTAACGTCATCATCAACGCGTATGCAGGCGTCAATCAAA CTTTAATAACTGTTGGTGTTGCATTTGCGTTTGTTGGGAAATTCGGAATATCTGGTTCATTTGCTGTCATTTACAATCTGACATGCGAATTATACCCGACTGTAGTACG GAGCAATGGACTGGGTATCGGATCAACGGCGTCTAGAGTTGGAGGAATTAGCGCCCCATTTATCATTCTACTTCAAGAGTACATAAGCTGGCTTCCTAACACCATATTTGGTGTATTTG GAATCGTAGCAGGTCTTTTGTCGTTGTGGTTTCCGGAGACAAACAAACGTCCAATGATGGAAAGTCTTGAAGAAGCCGAAGATTTCTACAAACAATGGCGAACCACTGGAAG gATTCTCTTTGACGACGAGAAAATGGAATACTTAAACGAGGCATTTGAGGAAAAATCAACCCAATTGTGA